The Candidatus Aminicenantes bacterium genome includes a window with the following:
- a CDS encoding DapH/DapD/GlmU-related protein, translated as MSGQSFPGSTQKELHASGRSAGAKYRSMFVGRKGLLPLLAYEFVNLFVLPVPGALGLFLRKMFLPLILGGVGRGVVFGRGVTLRHPHKIVIGDNAVIDDGAVLDAKGEGNRGIRIGAGALIGRSTILSCKEGSIVLGESCNVSANCSLLSESVIEIGRFCFLAGGCYLVAGGNHPIKDTSRPIMEQPSEAKGGIRIGNDVWLGAGVTVLDGVAIGTGTVVGAGAVVAASLPEYAYVVADRRLRIADRRSL; from the coding sequence ATGAGCGGCCAGTCTTTCCCCGGCAGCACTCAGAAAGAGCTTCATGCGTCCGGCCGGTCGGCCGGAGCCAAATATCGATCGATGTTTGTCGGCCGGAAAGGGCTTCTGCCGCTCCTGGCCTATGAATTCGTCAATCTTTTCGTCCTGCCCGTCCCCGGGGCTTTGGGGCTTTTTCTGCGCAAGATGTTCCTGCCCCTGATCCTGGGCGGAGTCGGTCGCGGGGTGGTCTTCGGCCGCGGCGTCACCCTGCGGCATCCCCACAAGATCGTGATCGGGGACAACGCCGTGATCGACGACGGGGCCGTGCTCGACGCCAAAGGCGAGGGCAATCGGGGCATTCGGATCGGGGCGGGGGCGCTGATCGGCCGTTCCACCATTTTGAGCTGCAAGGAAGGCTCGATCGTCCTGGGCGAGTCGTGCAATGTCTCGGCCAACTGTAGCCTGCTGTCCGAATCCGTCATCGAGATCGGCCGCTTCTGCTTCCTGGCCGGAGGATGCTACCTGGTGGCCGGAGGGAATCACCCGATCAAGGACACCTCGCGGCCGATCATGGAGCAGCCGTCCGAAGCCAAGGGCGGGATCCGGATCGGGAATGATGTCTGGCTGGGTGCCGGCGTCACCGTGCTCGACGGTGTGGCGATCGGGACGGGGACCGTGGTCGGCGCGGGCGCGGTGGTAGCGGCGTCGCTGCCCGAATATGCCTACGTCGTCGCGGACCGCCGGCTTCGGATCGCGGACCGCCGCTCGCTCTAA
- a CDS encoding response regulator, producing the protein MADKKILIVDYDQRSVEGLVALFEPLGFAVTTAMDGLSAWEKYQLERPDLVVLEAILPRLHGFDLTKRIVQDSRGAVPVIIVTGLYRGPQYRHEALTAFGAAEYLEKPVDEARLLQLAQDLLREKVDVGLDLPTPDEIAVFLRKRLVERRKERAV; encoded by the coding sequence GTGGCCGACAAGAAGATCCTCATCGTCGATTACGACCAGCGCTCGGTCGAAGGCCTGGTTGCCCTGTTTGAACCCCTCGGCTTCGCGGTGACGACCGCCATGGACGGCCTGTCCGCCTGGGAGAAATACCAGCTGGAACGGCCCGATCTGGTCGTCCTGGAAGCCATCCTGCCCCGTCTCCACGGCTTCGATCTAACCAAAAGGATCGTCCAGGACTCCCGGGGTGCCGTTCCCGTGATCATCGTCACCGGCCTCTACCGGGGACCGCAATACCGCCACGAGGCCCTGACCGCCTTCGGCGCGGCCGAATACTTGGAAAAGCCGGTCGATGAAGCCCGCCTCCTGCAATTGGCCCAGGATCTGTTGAGGGAAAAGGTTGATGTCGGCCTGGACCTGCCGACTCCCGACGAAATCGCCGTTTTTCTGCGCAAACGGCTGGTCGAGCGCCGCAAGGAGAGGGCCGTTTGA
- a CDS encoding glycosyltransferase family 4 protein → MNVLMLAPEPFFQPRGTPISVYFRLRALTDLGHRVDLVTYPLGKDVAFPGLRIRRVPNWLGLRAIKIGPSWPKIPLDAMMAATAAGALARRRYDVVFSHEEAAFFGIALAGLFGVPHIYDMHSSLPQQLDNFEFSKSPLLKRIFTGLEDAVLKRSRSVIVICKDLHDYVQSKGFGGKTVFLQNFMDFNDFDDTPVPAGEIDRIKRETAPGGEKIIFYAGNFEPYQGIPLLVEAMARVRSKAVLLILGGSPDEHEAMGRKAEGLGARDRIRFVAKVPPQEVPRYLAAADVLVSPRVSGTNTPLKIYAFLKSGKPFVATKLYTHTQVLTDEIAVLAPADPDGFAAGLDFALASDEAKARAAEAKRRADTEWVYPRYLEKITLALAKATGRG, encoded by the coding sequence ATGAACGTCCTGATGCTGGCCCCCGAGCCCTTCTTCCAGCCGCGGGGCACCCCCATCAGCGTATATTTCCGGCTGCGGGCCCTGACCGACCTCGGCCACCGCGTCGACCTCGTCACCTACCCGCTGGGCAAGGACGTCGCTTTCCCCGGCCTACGCATCCGGCGGGTGCCCAATTGGCTCGGCCTGCGGGCCATCAAGATCGGCCCTTCCTGGCCCAAGATCCCGCTCGACGCGATGATGGCAGCGACGGCGGCGGGGGCCTTGGCCCGACGACGATACGATGTCGTGTTCAGCCACGAGGAAGCGGCCTTCTTCGGCATCGCCCTGGCCGGACTCTTCGGCGTCCCGCACATCTACGACATGCACTCCAGCCTGCCCCAGCAGCTCGACAACTTCGAGTTTTCCAAGTCCCCCCTGCTGAAACGGATCTTCACCGGGCTCGAGGACGCGGTCCTCAAGCGCTCGCGCTCGGTCATCGTCATCTGCAAGGACCTGCACGACTACGTCCAGAGCAAGGGCTTCGGAGGGAAGACCGTCTTCCTCCAGAATTTCATGGATTTCAACGATTTCGACGACACTCCCGTACCCGCGGGAGAGATCGATAGAATAAAGCGCGAGACGGCCCCGGGCGGGGAGAAGATCATCTTCTACGCCGGCAACTTCGAGCCCTACCAGGGCATCCCGCTTCTCGTCGAGGCCATGGCCCGGGTCCGCAGCAAGGCCGTGCTCCTCATCCTGGGCGGGTCGCCGGACGAGCACGAGGCGATGGGCCGCAAGGCCGAAGGGCTGGGCGCGCGCGACCGGATCCGGTTCGTGGCCAAGGTGCCGCCGCAGGAAGTGCCCCGCTACCTGGCCGCGGCCGACGTCCTGGTCTCGCCGCGCGTCTCGGGCACGAATACGCCGCTCAAGATTTATGCCTTCCTCAAATCCGGCAAGCCGTTCGTCGCCACCAAGCTCTACACCCATACCCAGGTCCTGACGGACGAGATCGCCGTGCTAGCGCCGGCCGACCCCGATGGTTTCGCCGCGGGCCTCGATTTCGCCCTGGCCTCGGACGAAGCCAAAGCCCGGGCGGCGGAAGCCAAGCGGCGGGCGGACACCGAGTGGGTCTACCCGCGGTATCTCGAAAAGATCACCCTGGCCCTGGCCAAAGCCACGGGCCGCGGATAA
- a CDS encoding methyltransferase domain-containing protein: MNKEKVGRFYDVVWTEYVPEYEASERHWALFYAPEEVQGQTVLDAGCGTGIFSTIFARNGAAMVIGIDISPGSLGTAESLKERFGLTNARFEQQDMLHLPYPDASFDIVWAWGTVHHTTNPPAAITELMRTLKPGGSLFLAIYKKTKVTWIHEIIRKTLIRTPRWSWNGLAKVMAFFGTPIVFFFKKREKSRQGEKLSELLLDWYFVPIRFHYTPEEIKAFLEERGYAIEKFLAHSGRFDSSSNFIYKARKPA; the protein is encoded by the coding sequence ATGAACAAGGAAAAAGTCGGCCGTTTCTACGACGTCGTCTGGACGGAATACGTCCCCGAATACGAGGCCTCCGAGCGGCACTGGGCCCTCTTTTACGCGCCGGAGGAAGTCCAGGGCCAGACCGTCCTGGACGCCGGCTGCGGCACCGGCATCTTCAGCACTATCTTCGCCAGGAACGGCGCCGCCATGGTCATCGGCATCGACATCAGCCCCGGCAGCCTGGGCACGGCCGAAAGCCTCAAGGAGAGGTTCGGGCTGACCAACGCCCGGTTCGAGCAGCAGGACATGCTGCACCTGCCCTACCCGGACGCTTCGTTCGACATCGTCTGGGCCTGGGGCACCGTCCACCACACCACGAACCCCCCGGCCGCCATCACCGAGCTCATGCGCACGCTCAAGCCGGGCGGCTCGCTCTTTCTGGCCATTTACAAAAAGACCAAAGTCACTTGGATCCACGAGATCATCCGCAAGACGCTCATCCGCACCCCCCGCTGGTCCTGGAACGGACTGGCCAAGGTCATGGCCTTCTTCGGGACGCCCATCGTCTTCTTCTTCAAAAAGAGGGAGAAATCGCGCCAGGGCGAGAAGCTCTCGGAGCTCCTCCTGGACTGGTACTTCGTCCCCATCCGGTTCCACTACACGCCGGAGGAGATCAAGGCGTTTCTCGAGGAGCGCGGCTATGCCATTGAGAAGTTTCTGGCCCACTCGGGCCGCTTCGACTCCTCGTCCAACTTCATCTACAAGGCCCGCAAGCCGGCCTGA
- a CDS encoding glycosyltransferase family 39 protein, with amino-acid sequence MTGGPSSLPSSPRRTADLLAWAFIAAFTAAWIALMLRNLGYLSYWMDEGFHILAADGILKHGYPLYPSGHIYWKAILYAYVLAGLGKIFGLTATTLRIVSVLSTAGLIILAWFVGQRFFSRSVGLAAAVILAFSAWEVEDARLALYFAPLQLMVLASIYVFYQAFIEDRPKFRPWVVVLFVLTPQVHQLGMSVYFCFFALLVMKGLKRFLKKDLLTSFGLVTLFYLGMQVGEFFFWKVGYVYEKTDTSLRGMFNYFFGSFNLKYFKEFFISFPLMSLVVLGGIFLYLGIRLGRGAAEDDRGRSPWLYLTLGLLFPLLFLAFFRTHVQPRYLAPLHPVFVLLFLVALREAARALPDLIVAPFASLRPKAREAAGLILFLIAAAVLTEGAGLKRVLAIVERRYNDPIETDIITRSGRFEHEDNANTGLYVKHFLRDDDIVVAIHVVFQKVYVGRVDYWLWSGGPGTWDAWEKTPDGWRDFYVGARWINNLADLKKVIEANPARRVWLVGSTSLVRRDHINREIADFLAGQADRRVFRGWDGVSEVYLWNDPVGGLTSGTRTLEGESLPARRGRVAYGGDASRRAWMSWPQGRRDEFSVDLPGEYPPGRYRLRLRGRTGREAGGREALILAVMDSRTGETLRTIRLASGLEAFAEVEASFGVRTPGALRLRVLAPGATTADLDWIDIVPSKELP; translated from the coding sequence GTGACCGGCGGCCCCTCGTCTCTCCCGTCTTCGCCCCGCCGCACGGCCGATCTCCTGGCCTGGGCCTTCATTGCGGCCTTCACGGCGGCTTGGATCGCCCTGATGCTCCGCAACCTCGGCTACTTGTCGTACTGGATGGACGAGGGCTTCCACATTCTGGCGGCAGACGGCATCCTCAAGCACGGTTACCCGCTCTACCCATCGGGGCATATCTATTGGAAGGCAATCCTCTACGCCTATGTCTTGGCCGGGCTCGGCAAGATCTTTGGCCTGACGGCAACGACGCTGCGGATCGTCTCGGTGCTTTCTACGGCCGGCCTGATTATCCTGGCCTGGTTCGTCGGCCAGCGATTCTTCTCCCGATCGGTGGGGCTTGCGGCCGCAGTCATCCTGGCCTTCTCGGCCTGGGAGGTCGAGGACGCCCGGCTGGCCCTGTACTTCGCGCCGTTGCAGCTCATGGTCCTGGCCTCGATCTATGTCTTCTACCAGGCGTTCATCGAGGACCGGCCCAAGTTCAGGCCCTGGGTGGTCGTCCTGTTCGTCCTCACGCCCCAGGTCCACCAGCTCGGGATGAGCGTCTATTTCTGTTTCTTCGCCCTGCTGGTGATGAAGGGGCTCAAGCGGTTCCTGAAAAAAGACCTGCTGACGAGCTTCGGCCTGGTGACCCTGTTCTACCTGGGCATGCAGGTAGGCGAATTCTTCTTCTGGAAAGTCGGCTATGTCTATGAGAAGACCGACACCAGCCTGAGGGGGATGTTCAATTATTTTTTCGGGAGCTTCAACCTCAAATATTTTAAAGAATTTTTCATCTCTTTCCCGCTGATGAGCCTGGTCGTGCTGGGCGGGATCTTTCTCTACCTGGGCATCCGCCTGGGGCGGGGGGCGGCGGAGGATGATCGGGGCCGTTCCCCCTGGCTGTACCTCACGCTTGGCCTCCTTTTCCCGCTCCTTTTCCTGGCCTTCTTCCGGACCCATGTCCAGCCGCGCTACCTGGCCCCACTGCATCCGGTCTTCGTCCTGCTCTTTCTGGTCGCCCTGCGCGAGGCCGCTCGGGCCCTGCCGGACCTGATCGTGGCGCCGTTCGCGTCTTTGCGCCCGAAAGCCCGGGAAGCGGCCGGCTTGATTCTGTTCCTGATCGCGGCGGCCGTCCTGACCGAGGGCGCCGGCCTCAAGCGGGTTCTGGCCATCGTCGAGCGCCGCTATAACGATCCCATCGAGACCGACATCATTACCCGCTCCGGCCGCTTCGAGCATGAGGACAACGCTAATACAGGTCTATACGTAAAGCACTTCCTGCGCGATGACGATATCGTCGTGGCCATTCATGTCGTGTTCCAGAAGGTCTATGTCGGCCGGGTCGATTACTGGCTGTGGTCGGGCGGGCCGGGAACATGGGACGCCTGGGAAAAGACGCCGGACGGCTGGCGGGATTTCTATGTCGGGGCCCGCTGGATCAACAACTTGGCCGACCTGAAGAAGGTGATCGAGGCGAATCCCGCCCGCCGGGTTTGGCTGGTCGGCTCGACCTCCCTCGTCCGGCGCGATCATATCAATCGCGAGATCGCGGACTTCTTGGCGGGCCAGGCGGACCGGCGCGTCTTCCGCGGCTGGGACGGCGTCTCCGAGGTCTATCTCTGGAACGATCCGGTGGGCGGCCTTACCTCCGGAACGAGGACGCTCGAGGGCGAGTCGTTGCCGGCGCGGCGGGGACGGGTGGCTTATGGCGGGGACGCTTCGCGGCGGGCCTGGATGTCTTGGCCGCAAGGCCGCCGGGACGAATTCTCCGTCGACCTGCCCGGCGAATACCCGCCCGGCCGGTACCGGCTGCGCCTGCGGGGCCGGACGGGCCGAGAGGCCGGCGGGCGGGAAGCCTTGATCCTGGCCGTCATGGACTCTCGAACAGGCGAAACCCTGCGAACGATCCGTCTCGCCTCCGGCCTGGAGGCATTCGCCGAAGTGGAAGCCTCGTTTGGTGTCAGGACTCCGGGAGCGCTTCGCTTGCGCGTGCTGGCTCCCGGCGCCACGACTGCCGACCTGGATTGGATTGATATCGTCCCGTCCAAGGAGTTGCCATGA
- a CDS encoding glycosyltransferase family 2 protein, with product MNAADPIRLSVIVPAYNEARNVPRMVEELTAACLKLAVPYEIIFIDDGSTDGTFAALREAHLRDARIRVIRFRKNFGQTAAMSAGFDYARGEIIVTIDADLENDPSDIAALVAKVEEGYDLVSGWRKERWKSRFLTRRLPSLIANWLISRITKVRLRDYGCTLKAYRREVVKNIRLYGEMHRFIPAIAATIGVRIAEVPVNFRPRIHGTSKYGFSRSIRVFLDLLTVKFLLSYSTRPLQIFGLLGLVSGGVGGILGLILSYQRLILRQSISNRPLLLLAILLIVIGFQFITMGLLGEIMVRTYHEAVEKRIYVARDILGAGEDEA from the coding sequence ATGAACGCCGCCGATCCGATCCGCCTGTCCGTCATCGTCCCGGCCTACAACGAGGCGCGCAACGTTCCCCGGATGGTCGAGGAGCTGACTGCAGCCTGCCTCAAGCTGGCCGTCCCCTACGAGATCATCTTCATCGACGACGGCAGTACTGACGGGACCTTCGCGGCGCTCCGCGAGGCCCACCTCAGAGACGCCCGGATCAGAGTCATCCGGTTCCGTAAGAACTTCGGCCAGACCGCCGCCATGTCGGCCGGGTTCGACTATGCCCGCGGCGAGATCATCGTCACCATCGACGCCGATCTGGAAAACGACCCCAGCGACATCGCCGCTCTGGTGGCCAAGGTCGAGGAAGGCTACGATTTGGTCAGCGGCTGGCGCAAGGAGCGCTGGAAGAGCCGGTTTCTCACCCGCCGCCTGCCCTCCCTGATCGCCAATTGGCTCATTTCCCGGATCACCAAGGTCCGGCTGCGCGACTACGGCTGCACCCTCAAGGCCTACCGCCGCGAGGTGGTCAAGAACATCCGGCTCTACGGCGAGATGCACCGCTTTATTCCGGCCATCGCCGCCACGATCGGGGTCCGGATCGCCGAGGTCCCGGTCAACTTCCGGCCGCGCATCCACGGCACGTCCAAATACGGGTTCTCGCGCTCGATCCGGGTCTTCCTGGACCTGCTGACCGTCAAGTTCCTGCTCAGCTATTCGACCCGGCCGCTGCAGATCTTCGGCTTGCTCGGCCTCGTCTCGGGCGGCGTCGGCGGCATCCTCGGCCTGATCCTGTCCTACCAGCGCCTGATCCTGAGGCAGAGCATCTCCAACCGCCCGTTGCTGCTGCTGGCCATCCTGCTGATCGTCATCGGCTTCCAGTTCATCACCATGGGCTTGCTGGGCGAGATCATGGTCCGGACTTACCACGAGGCCGTGGAGAAGCGCATCTACGTCGCCCGCGACATCCTCGGCGCGGGCGAGGACGAAGCCTAG
- a CDS encoding NAD-dependent epimerase/dehydratase family protein, which produces MRALVTGATGFVGSRLVDRLLAEGWTVRAFDLAPAPEAKPGFEYLRGDVRDEGLAAQAVEGVDIVFHLAAALGASRLGEEEFIAVNAGGTRVMLEAARQAGVKRAVHFSSAGVLGHVAGNEPADETHPLDPRDAYDRSKLAGERAALEIGGAGLDVVVVRPGWAYGPGDRRSFKLIRAIARGRLLMVGRGGAKQTPVFVDDLVRGTMLAAAKGRRSEIYNLAGAEVLTVKAMTEEIAAACGRKLPRAKVPLGPTKAAAWVLGKAFGAVGREAPLNPSRLAFFLHPKPLRIDKARTELGFKPEIGFKDGMARTIAWCRAYGWL; this is translated from the coding sequence ATGCGCGCGTTGGTCACGGGGGCGACCGGGTTCGTCGGATCCAGACTCGTGGACCGGCTGCTGGCCGAAGGCTGGACGGTCCGAGCCTTCGATTTGGCGCCCGCTCCGGAAGCCAAGCCTGGATTTGAATACCTGCGGGGTGACGTGCGCGACGAAGGACTGGCGGCGCAGGCCGTCGAGGGTGTGGACATCGTCTTCCACCTGGCGGCGGCCCTGGGCGCGTCGCGGCTGGGGGAGGAAGAATTCATCGCCGTGAACGCCGGCGGCACCCGGGTCATGCTCGAGGCCGCGCGCCAGGCGGGGGTCAAGCGGGCCGTTCATTTCAGTTCGGCCGGCGTCCTGGGCCATGTGGCCGGCAACGAACCCGCCGACGAAACGCATCCCCTCGACCCGCGCGACGCCTACGACCGGAGCAAGCTGGCCGGCGAGCGGGCCGCGCTGGAAATCGGCGGTGCGGGCTTGGATGTAGTCGTGGTCAGGCCCGGGTGGGCTTACGGCCCGGGCGACCGGCGGTCGTTCAAGCTCATCCGGGCGATCGCGCGCGGCCGACTCCTCATGGTCGGGCGGGGCGGCGCCAAACAGACGCCCGTCTTCGTGGATGATCTGGTCCGGGGGACGATGCTGGCCGCAGCCAAGGGGAGGCGCAGCGAGATTTATAACCTGGCCGGGGCGGAAGTCCTGACCGTCAAGGCGATGACCGAAGAAATCGCCGCCGCCTGTGGGCGGAAGCTGCCCCGGGCCAAGGTCCCACTGGGGCCGACCAAAGCCGCGGCCTGGGTTCTGGGCAAGGCCTTCGGGGCGGTCGGCCGCGAGGCGCCGCTCAATCCGTCGCGGCTGGCGTTTTTTTTACACCCCAAGCCATTGCGGATCGATAAGGCGAGGACCGAGCTGGGCTTCAAGCCGGAGATTGGCTTTAAGGACGGAATGGCCCGGACGATCGCCTGGTGCCGCGCCTACGGCTGGCTATAG
- a CDS encoding 7-cyano-7-deazaguanine synthase, which translates to MDPIKNEVAVMFSGGIDSLLASVLLAQEYDKVHLVTFDKGYLEFGVKNNQPNVELLKAKFGADRITHQIVDIKDLHKAISVRFFFKERKKYNSEIRWCVGCRLSMGIAAMIFALENSLVGYADGSNREQIPSDTNLTGTAENYPSIVNAGKRFAQSYGVHFLTPTYDFGGRETRRQKLSEMGFAIDYLSQDHSKKISGMMTKEVVKRSQPMCFSGWLMHWKRNLLGKPIEQNEEMTVDYVRGKQDNVVREVVAKYFAAKGLDIEAIVKARLADPRGKFTPIFV; encoded by the coding sequence ATGGATCCGATCAAGAATGAAGTCGCCGTCATGTTCTCGGGCGGCATCGATTCCCTGCTGGCCTCGGTTCTGCTGGCCCAGGAATACGACAAGGTCCACCTGGTCACCTTCGACAAAGGCTACCTCGAGTTTGGGGTTAAGAACAATCAGCCCAACGTCGAGCTGCTGAAGGCGAAGTTCGGGGCCGACCGCATCACCCACCAGATCGTCGACATCAAGGATTTGCATAAAGCCATCTCCGTCCGCTTCTTCTTCAAGGAGCGAAAGAAGTACAACAGCGAGATCCGCTGGTGCGTAGGCTGCCGGCTGAGCATGGGCATCGCGGCCATGATCTTTGCCCTGGAGAACAGCCTGGTCGGCTACGCCGACGGCTCCAACCGCGAGCAGATCCCCTCCGACACCAACCTGACCGGGACGGCCGAGAACTATCCCAGCATCGTCAACGCCGGCAAGCGCTTTGCCCAGAGCTACGGCGTCCACTTCCTGACCCCGACCTACGACTTCGGCGGCCGCGAGACCCGCCGCCAGAAGCTCAGCGAGATGGGCTTCGCCATTGACTATCTGAGCCAGGACCACAGCAAGAAGATTTCCGGCATGATGACCAAGGAAGTCGTCAAGCGCAGCCAGCCGATGTGCTTCTCGGGCTGGCTGATGCACTGGAAGCGCAACCTCCTCGGCAAGCCGATCGAGCAGAACGAAGAAATGACCGTCGATTACGTCCGGGGCAAGCAGGATAACGTCGTCCGCGAAGTGGTGGCGAAGTATTTCGCCGCCAAGGGCCTGGACATCGAAGCCATCGTCAAGGCCCGCTTGGCCGATCCCCGCGGAAAATTCACCCCCATTTTTGTTTAA
- the accD gene encoding acetyl-CoA carboxylase, carboxyltransferase subunit beta: protein MSTNLWTRCNNCQRILFKEDILENLSVCPACSFHFRLSAAERLAMLFDDGTFDIVDHDICSQDPLHFVDKLPYAKRLEDNQRKTDLPEAAVTAVGNLGGIRTVICALDFSFMGGSVGSVLGEKITRAAERALAERLPLVIVSVSGGMRMQEGLLSLMQMAKTSAALSRLDEARLPYISILADPTSGGTTASWAMLGDINISEPNAFVGFAGPVVIEQTIKEKLPKGFQRSEFVLKHGFLDDIVPRKALRPFMIKALRLLLNRPQ from the coding sequence ATGAGCACCAACCTGTGGACCCGTTGCAATAACTGCCAGAGGATCCTCTTCAAGGAGGATATCCTGGAGAATCTGTCCGTCTGCCCGGCCTGCTCTTTCCATTTCCGGCTCTCCGCCGCCGAAAGGCTGGCCATGCTGTTCGACGACGGGACCTTCGACATCGTCGATCACGACATCTGCTCCCAGGACCCCCTGCACTTTGTCGATAAGCTTCCTTATGCCAAGCGCCTCGAAGACAACCAGCGCAAGACCGACCTGCCGGAGGCGGCCGTCACCGCCGTCGGCAACCTCGGCGGCATCCGGACGGTCATCTGCGCCCTGGATTTCTCGTTCATGGGCGGGAGCGTCGGCTCGGTCCTGGGCGAGAAGATCACCCGGGCGGCCGAACGGGCCCTCGCGGAGCGCCTGCCGCTCGTCATCGTCTCGGTTTCGGGCGGTATGCGGATGCAGGAAGGCCTCTTGTCTCTGATGCAGATGGCCAAGACAAGCGCGGCCCTAAGCCGGCTGGACGAAGCGCGCCTGCCCTACATCTCCATCCTGGCCGACCCCACTTCCGGCGGGACGACGGCCTCCTGGGCCATGCTGGGCGACATCAACATTTCCGAGCCCAACGCCTTCGTCGGCTTCGCCGGCCCCGTCGTTATCGAACAGACGATCAAGGAAAAGCTGCCCAAGGGGTTCCAGCGCTCGGAGTTCGTCCTCAAGCACGGCTTCCTGGACGACATCGTCCCGCGCAAGGCCCTGCGGCCGTTCATGATCAAGGCCCTGCGGCTTCTGCTCAACCGGCCGCAGTGA